A region from the Stutzerimonas stutzeri genome encodes:
- a CDS encoding patatin-like phospholipase family protein, which produces MSRLLLLLILLMPLPGFADSQPTTGLVLSGGAARGLAHIGVLKALEEHGVRIDAIAGTSMGAVIGGLYAAGYSVEELEQLAGSLDWQQVLSDDPARQDVPFRRKQDDRDFLVKRKLSFRDDGSLGLPLGVIQGQNLALLLERLLVHASDTRDFDQLPIPFRAVATDIANDQKVVFRSGHLPQAIRASMSIPAVFAPVEVNGRLLVDGGMVDNIPMDVAREMGVDRLIVVDIGTPLLPREQLLTVVDVLNQSITMMTRRNSEAQLETLRAEDLLVQPMLAGFGATDFGRAEQLIDAGYRAANALEGRLQAMRQESGGNLALSLARSAEPRSPLISAVRIENNSKVGDAVIRRYIRQQVGERLDLQGLQKDMGTLYGLDYFEQVEYRVVHGKQGNTLVITTREKRSGTDYLRLGINLSDDFRGSSAFNIGASFRKNGINELGAEWLTRLQLGDHQELFSEFYQPLDAGSRWFVAPNLFAEAQNVEAIIDNDPIADYRLQRYGYGLDLGRQIANNGEFRFGIGQAWGEADVRVGDQALPDYSFKEGYYQLRYSFDTVDNVDFPREGEDIGITLRQYDPSLGSDARYRQWELRLDKAVSFGLDSLVFGARYGRTLDDADIVTSSFLLGGARQLSGFRQDALSGQNVSLGRLIYFRRLTPRSFLPLDFPLYVGASLERGRVWNNDNAFDSGYINAGSVFIGYETPLGPLNFSYGLNDEAERALYMNLGRSF; this is translated from the coding sequence ATGTCCCGTCTATTGTTGCTGCTGATCCTCCTGATGCCGCTACCAGGGTTTGCCGATTCCCAGCCCACCACCGGGCTGGTTCTTTCTGGCGGCGCCGCACGCGGGCTCGCACATATTGGTGTCCTGAAGGCTCTGGAAGAGCACGGCGTGCGCATCGACGCGATTGCCGGCACCAGCATGGGTGCGGTGATCGGCGGGCTCTACGCGGCCGGCTACAGCGTCGAAGAACTGGAACAGCTGGCCGGCAGCCTGGACTGGCAGCAGGTGTTGTCCGACGATCCAGCGCGCCAGGACGTGCCCTTTCGCCGCAAGCAGGACGACCGCGACTTCCTGGTCAAGCGCAAGCTTAGTTTCCGCGACGATGGCAGCCTCGGGCTCCCCCTAGGCGTGATCCAGGGGCAGAACCTGGCGCTGCTGCTCGAGCGCTTGCTGGTACATGCCAGCGATACACGCGATTTCGACCAATTGCCGATTCCGTTTCGCGCGGTCGCGACCGATATCGCCAACGATCAGAAGGTCGTGTTCCGCAGTGGTCACCTGCCCCAGGCCATTCGCGCCAGCATGTCCATCCCAGCAGTATTCGCGCCCGTGGAGGTCAACGGTCGGCTGCTCGTCGACGGCGGCATGGTGGACAACATTCCCATGGATGTCGCGCGTGAGATGGGCGTCGACCGGCTGATCGTGGTGGATATCGGCACACCGCTTCTACCTCGCGAACAGCTGCTGACGGTGGTCGACGTGCTCAACCAGTCGATCACCATGATGACCCGACGCAACTCCGAGGCGCAGTTGGAGACGTTGCGCGCCGAAGACCTGTTGGTACAGCCGATGCTGGCCGGCTTCGGTGCGACCGACTTCGGCCGGGCGGAGCAACTGATCGACGCCGGGTATCGGGCCGCCAACGCGCTGGAAGGCCGGCTGCAGGCCATGCGCCAGGAAAGCGGCGGCAACCTTGCGCTCAGTCTCGCCCGCTCGGCCGAACCCCGCTCGCCGCTGATCAGCGCGGTACGCATCGAGAACAACTCGAAGGTCGGCGACGCGGTGATCCGCCGGTACATACGTCAGCAGGTAGGCGAGCGCCTGGATCTGCAGGGGCTGCAGAAAGACATGGGCACGCTGTACGGGCTGGATTACTTCGAACAGGTCGAATACCGCGTCGTACATGGCAAGCAGGGCAATACGCTGGTCATTACCACCCGGGAGAAGCGCTCAGGCACGGACTATTTGCGCCTGGGCATCAATCTCTCCGACGATTTCCGCGGCAGCAGTGCGTTCAATATCGGCGCCAGCTTTCGCAAGAACGGTATCAACGAGCTCGGCGCCGAATGGTTGACCCGGCTGCAGCTGGGCGATCACCAGGAGCTTTTCAGCGAGTTCTATCAACCGCTGGACGCCGGTTCGCGTTGGTTCGTTGCGCCCAACCTGTTTGCCGAAGCACAGAACGTCGAGGCGATCATCGACAACGACCCCATCGCCGACTATCGCTTGCAGCGTTATGGCTACGGATTGGACCTGGGTCGGCAGATCGCCAACAACGGCGAGTTCCGCTTTGGCATCGGCCAGGCCTGGGGCGAGGCGGACGTACGGGTGGGTGACCAGGCGCTGCCGGACTATTCCTTCAAGGAAGGCTATTACCAGCTTCGCTATTCATTCGACACCGTGGACAACGTCGACTTCCCCCGCGAGGGCGAGGACATCGGCATCACCTTGCGCCAGTACGACCCGAGCCTGGGCTCCGATGCACGTTATCGCCAATGGGAACTGCGGCTGGACAAGGCCGTCAGCTTCGGCCTCGATTCGCTGGTATTCGGCGCTCGCTACGGTCGCACGCTCGACGATGCCGACATCGTGACCTCGAGCTTCCTGCTCGGTGGCGCACGGCAGTTATCGGGATTCCGCCAGGATGCCCTGTCCGGTCAGAACGTCAGCCTGGGCCGCTTGATCTACTTCCGCCGGCTGACACCACGCTCGTTCCTGCCGCTGGACTTTCCGCTCTACGTGGGCGCTTCACTGGAACGCGGGCGCGTCTGGAACAACGACAACGCGTTCGACAGTGGCTATATCAATGCCGGTAGCGTCTTCATCGGATACGAGACGCCGCTCGGCCCGCTCAACTTCAGTTACGGGCTGAACGACGAAGCCGAGCGGGCGCTGTACATGAATCTGGGGCGCAGCTTCTGA
- a CDS encoding FimV/HubP family polar landmark protein: MALGRRVLLTVASSSLIYSGMASALGMGDITLHSALNQPLAAEIDLLDVGNLSSDEIRVVLASSSDFARVGIERPVFLQDLSFTPVIDGSRSRIRVVSNKPVREPYLNFLVEITRAKSRLLREYTVLLDPLPSMPEPARNLADAIPAAVVSPVPAEPARFVPPAELPQAAQGKRHQVASGESLWTIAGRYAGSTRASRAQFMRDIQALNPEAFLGGDAARLKSDANLLLPDAAERAAPMVVEAAPDLADAGQLQAAVEPIDRSPSIPEPKPAEDELAALRRQFSEELAASREENQQLKQLLSDMRLELNTVSAQLAERERSQVVTAQPSEQPAPAEAERIQPVVEPNTPAPVSFKWQDWALPGGGILIALLLAGLWLGRRNKPEAESVDVVMPPAGTKPVGARPMSTTAPVEMPRQPAQASVSETDALEAADIYLSYGRRDEAIDVLLRGIERAPERLDYRLRHLGLLAETGDVDGYVASAADYLKTGGSRLQLDQLLALHPALAAAVSPIAPIAPIAEPMLDPDVTFVLEQASAVLPSDPVVASVEAASEATFADSQPWLDDFDEEMLTIGELPSLLEGAQSFDSMPSAEELRQLEPNPEHLVRLNQAVAYIKQGDMDTACVILESLATEGDEQQRRQVNELLARIA; this comes from the coding sequence ATGGCACTAGGTCGTCGAGTCTTGTTAACAGTGGCATCCAGTTCGCTGATCTATTCGGGCATGGCGTCCGCGTTGGGAATGGGGGACATCACGCTTCACTCCGCTCTGAACCAGCCGCTGGCCGCTGAAATCGATCTGCTGGATGTGGGCAACCTGTCCAGCGACGAGATCCGCGTCGTGTTGGCGTCGAGCAGCGATTTCGCCCGGGTAGGTATCGAGCGGCCGGTCTTTCTGCAGGACCTGAGCTTCACACCGGTCATTGACGGCAGCCGCAGTCGCATTCGCGTCGTCTCGAACAAGCCGGTCCGTGAGCCCTACTTGAATTTCCTGGTGGAGATCACTCGCGCCAAGAGCCGTCTGTTGCGTGAGTACACCGTCCTGCTGGATCCGTTACCGAGCATGCCTGAGCCAGCCCGCAACCTGGCCGACGCGATTCCCGCAGCCGTCGTATCGCCTGTACCTGCCGAGCCTGCGCGCTTCGTGCCGCCCGCCGAGCTGCCGCAGGCCGCGCAAGGCAAGCGCCACCAAGTGGCCAGCGGCGAGAGTCTGTGGACCATTGCGGGACGCTATGCAGGCAGCACGAGGGCTTCACGCGCCCAGTTCATGCGTGACATCCAGGCGTTGAATCCAGAAGCTTTCCTCGGTGGCGACGCCGCGCGGCTCAAGTCGGATGCGAACCTGCTACTGCCGGATGCCGCCGAGCGAGCGGCACCAATGGTTGTCGAAGCCGCGCCTGACTTGGCTGATGCAGGCCAGTTGCAGGCGGCTGTCGAGCCGATCGATCGAAGCCCGTCGATTCCCGAGCCCAAGCCCGCAGAAGATGAACTGGCAGCCCTGCGTCGTCAGTTTTCCGAAGAGCTGGCAGCCAGCCGCGAGGAGAACCAGCAGCTCAAGCAACTGTTGAGCGATATGCGTCTGGAGCTGAACACGGTCAGCGCGCAACTGGCCGAGCGGGAGCGCTCGCAGGTGGTCACGGCACAGCCGAGCGAACAGCCGGCGCCGGCCGAAGCAGAGCGCATTCAGCCGGTCGTCGAGCCAAATACTCCGGCCCCTGTATCGTTCAAGTGGCAAGACTGGGCGCTGCCAGGAGGCGGGATCTTGATTGCCCTGTTGCTTGCCGGTCTGTGGCTTGGTCGCCGTAACAAGCCGGAAGCCGAGTCTGTTGACGTCGTAATGCCGCCCGCGGGGACCAAGCCGGTGGGCGCCAGGCCCATGAGTACGACAGCGCCGGTGGAGATGCCGCGCCAGCCTGCACAGGCCTCGGTGAGTGAAACCGATGCGCTCGAGGCGGCCGACATCTACCTTTCCTACGGTCGTCGTGACGAGGCCATCGACGTATTGCTGCGCGGTATCGAGCGGGCTCCCGAGCGGCTCGACTATCGCTTGCGCCATCTCGGGCTATTGGCCGAAACAGGCGACGTCGACGGATACGTTGCGTCCGCGGCGGACTATCTGAAAACCGGCGGCAGTCGCCTACAGCTGGATCAGCTACTGGCACTGCACCCGGCGCTGGCAGCGGCGGTTTCACCGATTGCACCGATTGCACCGATTGCTGAGCCTATGCTGGATCCGGACGTTACCTTCGTGTTGGAGCAAGCCTCGGCGGTGCTACCGAGCGATCCGGTGGTCGCGTCGGTCGAGGCTGCGTCTGAAGCCACGTTCGCCGACTCGCAGCCGTGGCTGGATGACTTCGATGAGGAGATGCTCACCATCGGCGAGCTGCCCAGCCTGCTCGAAGGTGCGCAGAGCTTCGACTCGATGCCGTCGGCCGAGGAGCTGCGCCAGCTGGAGCCTAACCCGGAGCATCTGGTTCGCCTCAACCAGGCCGTCGCCTACATCAAGCAGGGTGACATGGACACCGCTTGCGTGATTCTCGAGAGCCTCGCCACCGAAGGCGACGAGCAGCAGCGCCGGCAGGTAAACGAGCTGCTCGCCAGGATCGCCTGA
- a CDS encoding MarR family transcriptional regulator: MYPEQHRFAMQLAQLSRGWRAELDRRLADLGLSQARWLVLLHLARFDHDPSQRELAQSVAVEGPTLARLLDSLEAQGLVHRQPAPGDRRAKLITLGAPARPLIQRIEAISTQVREELFEGIDDDDLRMCQQVHERILANLGRVKG; encoded by the coding sequence ATGTACCCCGAGCAACACCGATTCGCCATGCAGCTGGCGCAATTGTCGCGTGGCTGGCGCGCCGAGCTGGATCGGCGGCTGGCTGACCTTGGCCTTTCCCAGGCACGGTGGCTGGTACTTCTGCACCTCGCCCGTTTCGATCACGACCCCAGCCAGCGTGAGCTTGCTCAGAGCGTAGCGGTGGAGGGGCCTACCCTGGCGCGACTGCTGGACAGTCTCGAAGCACAAGGCCTGGTGCATCGCCAGCCGGCGCCTGGCGATCGCCGGGCCAAGCTCATCACCTTGGGTGCGCCAGCGCGTCCGCTGATTCAGCGGATCGAGGCGATATCAACGCAAGTGCGTGAGGAGCTGTTCGAAGGCATCGACGATGACGACCTGCGGATGTGCCAACAGGTGCACGAACGTATCCTGGCCAATCTCGGCCGCGTCAAAGGCTAA
- the recQ gene encoding DNA helicase RecQ, producing the protein MLDQAQRILKDVFGYDAFRGNQGAIIQRVANGDDALVLMPTGGGKSLCYQVPALLRGGLAVVVSPLIALMDDQVATLEELGVAAAALNSTLTADQQRDIADRLRRNEIKMLYLAPERLVQPRMLAFLQRLEIGLFAIDEAHCVSQWGHDFRPEYLQLGQLAEFFPSVPRIALTATADKRTREEIVQRLHLEKAERFLSSFDRPNIFYRIVPKEQPRKQLMGFLAERRGDAGIIYCMSRKKVDDIAAFLTEQGFPALPYHAGLPNDLRAFHQKRFLNEEGLIMVATIAFGMGIDKPNVRFVAHLDLPKSLEAYYQETGRAGRDGLPADAWMAYGLQDVIFLKQMLNNSEGDERHKRIEQHKLDAMLSLCEETRCRRQVLLAYFDEQMPEPCGHCDNCVDGVQTWDATEPARQALSAIYRSGQRYGVGHLVDILLGRDNEKIRSLGHQHLSVFGIGKALSEGEWRSLFRQLVARGLADVDLEGFGGLRLSDTCRALLRGEVTLELRRELAVKAPKSSASAASQLVRSEERETWEALRTLRRKLAEEHGVPPYVIFPDATLLEMLRSQPGSLSDMARISGVGARKLERYGQAFLEVLQGTASAPQSPADIRHELITLARAGMTPVQIARQLDCSEKNVYAMLAEAIGQQQLSLEQALDLPEALLEEIQEAFLDGEGELPPVAAVAEHFAGRVPEAVLFCVRASLQAEFEL; encoded by the coding sequence ATGCTCGACCAGGCACAGCGCATTCTAAAAGACGTTTTCGGCTACGACGCGTTTCGTGGCAATCAGGGTGCGATTATCCAGCGCGTGGCCAACGGTGACGACGCGCTGGTGTTGATGCCGACCGGCGGTGGCAAGTCGCTCTGCTACCAGGTGCCTGCATTGCTGCGCGGCGGCCTGGCGGTGGTTGTGTCGCCGTTGATCGCGCTGATGGACGATCAGGTGGCCACGCTCGAAGAGCTGGGAGTTGCAGCGGCGGCGCTCAACTCGACCCTGACGGCCGACCAGCAGCGCGACATCGCCGATCGCCTGCGGCGCAACGAAATCAAGATGCTCTATCTCGCGCCCGAACGGCTGGTTCAGCCGCGTATGCTGGCGTTCTTGCAGCGCCTGGAGATCGGCCTGTTCGCCATCGACGAGGCTCATTGCGTCTCGCAGTGGGGCCACGATTTCCGTCCTGAATACCTCCAGCTCGGGCAGCTTGCCGAATTTTTCCCCAGCGTCCCACGCATCGCGCTGACCGCCACCGCGGACAAGCGGACGCGTGAAGAAATCGTCCAGCGCCTGCATCTGGAGAAGGCCGAGCGTTTCCTTTCCAGTTTCGATCGACCGAACATCTTCTATCGCATAGTACCGAAGGAGCAGCCACGCAAGCAGTTGATGGGGTTCCTGGCCGAGCGCCGTGGCGATGCCGGCATCATCTACTGCATGTCGCGCAAGAAGGTCGATGACATCGCCGCCTTCCTTACTGAGCAGGGGTTTCCGGCGCTGCCTTACCATGCCGGGTTGCCGAACGATCTACGGGCTTTTCATCAGAAACGCTTCCTCAACGAGGAAGGCCTGATCATGGTGGCGACCATCGCTTTCGGCATGGGGATCGACAAGCCGAACGTGCGCTTCGTCGCCCATCTGGATTTGCCCAAATCGCTGGAAGCCTACTACCAGGAGACCGGCCGCGCGGGTCGGGATGGGCTGCCCGCCGACGCCTGGATGGCGTACGGCTTGCAGGATGTGATTTTCCTCAAGCAGATGCTCAATAACTCCGAAGGTGACGAGCGGCACAAGCGCATCGAGCAGCACAAGCTCGACGCCATGCTCTCGCTATGCGAAGAAACCCGCTGTCGCCGTCAGGTGCTCCTGGCCTATTTCGACGAGCAGATGCCCGAGCCCTGCGGGCATTGCGACAACTGTGTCGACGGCGTGCAGACCTGGGACGCCACCGAGCCGGCGAGGCAAGCGTTGTCGGCCATCTACCGCAGCGGCCAACGCTACGGTGTGGGCCATCTGGTCGACATCCTGCTTGGACGCGACAACGAGAAGATCCGTAGCCTCGGACATCAGCACCTGTCGGTATTCGGAATCGGCAAGGCGCTCTCGGAAGGGGAATGGCGCTCGCTGTTCCGTCAATTGGTCGCGCGCGGGCTGGCTGATGTAGATCTGGAGGGATTCGGCGGGCTGCGCCTCAGCGATACCTGTCGCGCCCTGTTACGCGGTGAGGTGACCCTGGAGCTGCGTCGCGAATTGGCGGTGAAGGCACCGAAGTCGTCGGCCAGTGCTGCGAGCCAGCTGGTGCGTAGCGAGGAGCGCGAAACCTGGGAGGCGTTGCGCACCCTGCGCCGCAAGCTGGCCGAAGAGCACGGGGTCCCGCCATATGTGATTTTCCCCGACGCGACGCTTCTGGAAATGCTTCGCAGCCAGCCGGGATCGCTCAGCGACATGGCGCGCATCAGCGGCGTTGGTGCGCGCAAGCTGGAACGCTACGGCCAGGCCTTCCTGGAAGTGCTGCAAGGCACGGCAAGCGCTCCCCAATCGCCGGCAGATATCCGCCATGAACTGATTACGCTGGCCCGTGCCGGCATGACGCCCGTGCAGATCGCTCGCCAGCTCGACTGCAGTGAAAAGAACGTTTACGCCATGCTTGCCGAAGCCATCGGTCAGCAGCAGCTCAGCCTGGAGCAGGCACTGGATCTACCCGAGGCCTTGCTGGAAGAAATTCAGGAAGCCTTTCTCGACGGTGAAGGGGAGCTGCCCCCTGTGGCGGCCGTTGCCGAGCATTTTGCCGGCCGGGTTCCTGAAGCCGTGTTGTTCTGCGTACGCGCGTCGCTTCAGGCCGAGTTCGAGTTATGA
- a CDS encoding YecA family protein, whose translation MSFAEQLARLQVFLDADDLHEEALDYIAAHGYLTALCICSEPVPEREWIDALFAEPPKYADDTEREAIEATLVQLKAHIARQLASDEDMELPCELEMGDEPDESDLRGWCIGFMEGVFMREEVWFEDSEEEVSELLLPIMVGSGLFDEQPEFSDIAADRDLVEEMVAQIPEILTALYLICHAPEEKPALLKPRKH comes from the coding sequence ATGTCATTCGCCGAGCAACTCGCCCGCCTGCAAGTGTTTCTGGATGCAGATGATCTGCACGAAGAGGCGCTCGATTACATCGCCGCGCACGGCTACCTCACCGCACTGTGCATCTGTTCGGAGCCGGTCCCCGAGCGTGAGTGGATCGACGCGCTGTTCGCCGAACCGCCGAAATACGCAGACGACACCGAGCGCGAAGCCATCGAAGCGACGCTGGTCCAGCTCAAGGCGCATATCGCCCGACAGTTGGCCAGCGATGAAGACATGGAACTGCCATGCGAGCTGGAAATGGGCGACGAGCCCGACGAATCCGACCTGCGTGGCTGGTGCATCGGCTTCATGGAAGGCGTGTTCATGCGCGAGGAGGTCTGGTTCGAAGATTCGGAAGAAGAAGTAAGCGAGCTGCTGCTTCCGATCATGGTCGGCTCGGGGCTGTTCGACGAGCAACCGGAATTCAGCGACATCGCCGCGGACCGGGATCTGGTCGAGGAAATGGTCGCGCAGATCCCCGAGATACTCACCGCGCTGTACCTGATCTGCCATGCTCCCGAAGAGAAGCCGGCACTTCTCAAGCCGCGCAAGCACTGA
- a CDS encoding YbaN family protein has translation MAHRDIPMYRNPVVRYLLLGTGWLSVALGVVGIFLPVLPTTPFLLLAAACFVRSSRRFYDWLVMHPRLGPWFRDYLEGNGVPLKGKVYSIIAMWLSIALSCWLVPMPWARAGMLTSATLVTIYILRLKTLPPR, from the coding sequence GTGGCCCACCGCGATATTCCGATGTATCGCAACCCGGTGGTACGTTACCTGCTGCTGGGGACGGGCTGGTTAAGCGTTGCGCTCGGGGTGGTCGGCATCTTCCTGCCGGTCCTGCCCACCACTCCCTTCCTGCTGCTTGCCGCCGCGTGCTTTGTCCGTAGTTCACGGCGCTTCTATGACTGGCTGGTTATGCACCCCAGGCTCGGCCCCTGGTTCCGGGACTATCTGGAAGGCAACGGAGTGCCGCTGAAAGGAAAGGTCTACTCGATCATAGCCATGTGGCTGAGCATCGCGCTGTCCTGCTGGCTGGTACCCATGCCTTGGGCGCGGGCCGGCATGCTCACCAGCGCTACGCTGGTGACGATCTATATCCTCCGGCTGAAAACGCTTCCACCGCGTTAG
- a CDS encoding tRNA-uridine aminocarboxypropyltransferase — MSRSQCPRCQRPSSHCLCALIPSITNDTAVLILQHPSESGHALNTARLAALGLTNAELRIGERFEDLPADDGVENYLLFPGERAIGVCDLAQASGPLRLIVPDGTWRKARKLLHLNPGLASLPRATLPEGLVSRYRLRKVPMPGALSTLEAIVTALNLLEGDHRFDALLKPFDAMIEAQIAAMGAEVFQRNHAGTR; from the coding sequence ATGTCGCGCTCGCAATGTCCCCGTTGTCAGCGGCCGTCGAGTCATTGCTTGTGCGCTTTGATTCCGTCCATCACCAACGACACCGCCGTGTTGATCCTTCAGCATCCGAGCGAATCCGGGCATGCGTTGAACACGGCGCGTCTGGCCGCGCTCGGCCTGACCAATGCCGAACTGCGCATCGGAGAGCGGTTCGAAGACCTGCCGGCCGATGATGGTGTCGAGAACTATCTGCTATTTCCGGGGGAGCGGGCCATAGGCGTCTGTGATCTGGCGCAGGCGTCAGGGCCGTTGCGATTGATCGTTCCGGATGGCACCTGGCGCAAGGCTCGCAAATTGCTGCATCTCAATCCGGGCCTGGCCAGCCTGCCGCGTGCGACCTTGCCGGAAGGGCTGGTGTCGCGCTATCGGCTGCGCAAGGTGCCGATGCCTGGTGCTTTGTCCACACTCGAAGCGATAGTGACGGCGTTGAACCTGCTTGAGGGCGACCATCGTTTCGATGCGTTGTTGAAACCTTTCGACGCGATGATCGAGGCGCAGATTGCCGCGATGGGGGCTGAAGTGTTCCAGCGTAATCACGCTGGTACGAGATGA
- a CDS encoding glutathione S-transferase, giving the protein MLTLHHLDHSRSQRVLWLLEELDLPYEIKLYTRDRQTMLGPAELKKVHPLGKSPVITDGELTLAESAAILEYLLDRYGSGRLAPPAGSSEYLRFRYWMHYAEGSAMPPLLLKLVFDRVANGPMPFFVRPVARAIANGANKAFIGPQLKLHLDYMESELGKSLWFAGDEFSAADIQMSFPLEAAQSRAGLDASRPRLSAFLQRIRERHAYQQAIARGGPVMPGR; this is encoded by the coding sequence ATGCTCACCCTGCACCATCTGGACCATTCCCGCTCGCAGCGCGTGCTCTGGCTACTGGAGGAGCTTGACCTGCCATATGAAATCAAGCTCTACACCCGAGATCGGCAAACCATGCTGGGCCCGGCTGAACTCAAGAAGGTACACCCGCTCGGCAAGTCCCCCGTGATCACCGATGGTGAGCTGACGCTGGCGGAGTCGGCGGCGATTCTCGAGTACCTGCTCGACCGCTACGGTAGCGGCCGACTGGCCCCGCCTGCGGGATCGTCTGAATATCTTCGCTTTCGCTATTGGATGCATTACGCCGAAGGCTCGGCGATGCCCCCGTTGTTGCTCAAGCTGGTTTTCGACCGCGTCGCCAACGGGCCGATGCCGTTCTTTGTACGGCCGGTCGCCAGGGCGATTGCCAACGGCGCCAACAAAGCGTTCATAGGCCCTCAGCTGAAGCTCCATCTGGACTATATGGAGAGCGAACTGGGGAAATCGCTCTGGTTCGCCGGAGACGAATTCAGCGCCGCCGACATCCAGATGAGTTTTCCGCTGGAAGCCGCCCAATCACGCGCGGGACTGGACGCCAGCCGGCCGCGTCTGAGCGCGTTCCTCCAACGGATACGAGAGCGCCACGCCTATCAGCAGGCCATAGCGCGTGGCGGCCCGGTGATGCCTGGGCGATGA
- a CDS encoding PA1414 family protein, with product MLSAKPMAPPTRNQAGGFIMKAWLSNVCWQLAVALGFIESPRLQPIRVRAERDDSASRRR from the coding sequence ATGCTGAGCGCGAAGCCCATGGCTCCACCGACCCGTAATCAAGCAGGAGGGTTCATCATGAAAGCATGGCTCAGTAATGTGTGCTGGCAGCTGGCAGTGGCGCTTGGCTTCATCGAATCGCCTCGGTTGCAGCCGATCCGGGTCCGCGCCGAGCGAGACGATTCAGCATCTCGGAGACGCTGA